The segment TTACTTCTTTTTATACTATATATAATGTATGCTTGATAAGTGGATGAATTTCTTGATGCCCTCTTGATGAGTGAATGCCTTCGCCACACCATTACAACCCTTCATTCTGATGTGAAACATCACAAAATCAAGCGAAGCGATGATCCTCCGAAGGGTCCTTCCAGCATCGTCGGGAAGGGGCGTAGTGTAGCGTTGGAAGGAGGTGGAAAAATTCCTTGTCTGAGCGCAGCGAGTTCGGAATTTTTGCGCCTCATAACAATGCTACGGTAGCCTCTGGAGACCTGCTGGTGATTTTTCCTTTTGGTACATTTTTCTTTTGTTCACACAAAAGAAAAAGTACATTCCCTGATAAGAAAAAGTACAAAAAAAGAATCAAGACTACGTCGTTTAACTTTGGTCTGTACTTACGGTCTGTTGCGTACATCTTCGGCAGCTGAAACTCCCTACTCTGTTACTTCTTTTTATACTATATATAATGTATGCTTGATAAGTGGATGAATTTTTTGATGCCCTCTTGATGAGTGAATGCCTTCGCCACACCATTACAACCCTTCATTTTGATGTGAAACATCACAAAATCGAGCGAAGCGATGATCCTCCGAAGGGTCCTTCCTGCATCGTCGGGAAGGGGCGTAGTGTAGCGTTGGGAGGAGGGGGAAAAATTCCTTGTCTGAGCGTAGCGAGTTCGGAATTTTTGCGCCTCATAACAATGCTACAGTAGCTCCTGGAGACCTGCTGGTGCCTTTTGGCTTCGCCCAAACTGCTCACGTTCGGCATCTGAAAAGCAAGCTTTTCGCTGCTCTCTCTTAATCGCAGTTTTCATTTTGGTATCTTTTTCTTTCGGGCAAGCGAAAGAAAAAGTACATTCAACCAGAAAAGGAATATCAATAACACTAAAGAAAATTAAGTCACTAGCTTAAGAGTAAACTTAAGCAATAAAGACAACTATCAGCAGCTAAAAAGAATAAGCATATCACAGTGCTTCTTTAATCACAGTTTTCTTTTTGGTATCTTTCTCTTTGTGCACACAAAAGAAATAGTACCTCCAAAATACACTCACTTTCTTTAAAATTAATCTTTGGCAGCTGAAAACCCCTACTTTGTAAAATATTTTCCATACTTTCTATGTTAATATGTAATTTTATGTATGATTAATGTGTGGATAGATTTTATAACGCGTGAATGTTATCTTCGCTCGAATTACTGCCTTTATTTTCTCAAAAGGCTAAAAAGTTTATTATTTCGTTAGTTTATTTTATACTTCTTCATTTCTTGATGGGTGGATGCAATCTTCGCAATATTTCATGCCTTTGTTCTTTCTTGATGGGTGGATGCCTTCTTCGCAACATTTCATGCCTTTGTTTTTTCTTGATGGGTGGATGCAATCTTCGCAACATTTCATGCCTTTGTTTTTTAGAAGGTTAGTGAGTTTTTATTCTTTCGTTAGTTTGAGAATGTACTTCTTTTCTTCTTGATAAGAAAAAAGTACGAAAAAAGAATCAAGACTACGTCGTTTAACTTTGGTCTGTACTTGCAGAACTCTACAATGCTGATGTTATTCTGCTCATTACTAATCTATTTCTTGATGTGTGGATGCCTTCTTCACAACATTTCAAGCCTTTGTTCTTTAGAGTGTTGGCGAGTTTTTATTCTTTCGTTAGTTTGAGAATGTACTTCTTTTCTTCTTGATAAGAAAAAAGTACAAAAAAAGAATCAAGACTACGTCGTTTAACTTTGGTCTGTACTTACGGTCTGTTGCGTACATCTTCGGCAGCTGAAACTCCCTACTCTGTTACTTACTGGTTAAAGATGCGAAAGCACTTATATCGAGCGAAGGTCTTTCCAGCATCGTCGGGAAGGGGCGTAGTGTAGCGTTGGGAGGAGGTGGAAAAATTCCTTGTCTGAGCGCAGCGAGTTCGGAATTTTTGCGCCTCATAACAATGCTACGGTAGCTCCTGGAGACCTGCTGGTGATTTTTGGCTTCGCCCAAACTGCTCACGTTCGGCATCTGAAAAGCAAGCTTTTCGCTGCTCTCTCTGAATCGCAGTTTTCTTTTTGGTACATTTTTCTTTTGTTCACACAAAAGAAAAAGTACATTCCCTTGATAAGAAAAAGTACAAAAAAAGAATCAAGACTACGTCGTTTAACTTTGGTCTGTACTTACGGTCTGTTGCGTACATCTTCGGCAGCTGAAACTCCCTACTCTGTTACTTGTTTTATACTATATAATGTATGCTTGATAAGTGGATGAATTTCTTGATGTCCTGTTAATATGTGGATGCTTGCTTCGCAACGTTACAAGCCTTTGTTTTGATGTGAAACATCACAAAATCGAGCGAAGCGATGATCCTCCGAAGGTCTTTCCAGCATCGTCGGGAAGGGGCGTAGTGTAGCGTTGGGAGGAGGTGGAAAAATTCCTTGTCTGAGCGTAGCGAGTTCGGAATTTTTGCGCCTCATAACAATGCTACAATAGCTCCTGGAGACCTGCTGGTGATTTTTGGCTTCGCCCAAACTGCTCACGTTCGGCATCTGAAAAGCAAGCTTTTCGCTGCTCTCTCTTAATCGCAGTTTTCTTTTTGGTACATTTTTCTTTTGTTCACACAAAAGAAAAAGTACATTCACCAGAAAAAGAATATCAATAATACTAAAAGAGAATCAAGGCACTAAAACGAAATATAGCATCAAAACTGAAGGAATAAAGACAAGTATCAGCAATAAAAAGATGAAATCTATAATCAATCTAGTATTTTTACGAAAAAAAAGAGATACACTTGAATAAGAATACCTATTTTTAGATGAAAATATAAATAGCATGAAACAATATAAGTTTGAACAGACCTTTCTGGAGAAAATAGAACAAGTCAATCAAGAATTGATGAAGACTCCACCATCACTCATCTATAAAAAACAGATGCATGAACTAGCTTCTGATTTAATAGAAACAGCTAGAACCATACAAGAAGAGGCAGGAGACCTACTCCACCCCTATCTCCTAACTAATTTCCTATCGGACCTCGCCGAAGGAATCAGTGATGATAATGAAATTTCATCAGACTCCATGGACATCCAAACAGAAAGTCATGATTGCATTGGAGGGGATATAGAAGATGCGGCTATGGAGCATGTCTTCCAGATTCATCAAGCTATGACTGCCGATACAGGTGTTCCCGATACGCCTCACGATTGCCTAGAGTTCTACGGACAGTTGGAGCCCCATGTTACCTATATTAAAGTGAGCAAACTAGCTTCACCAGACATCTCCGAGGAAGATCTTGAGGGCATGGACTTTGAGGATGATTTCAACCTAGACTTTGAGGAAGATTTTGATGTTCCTGGACTGAATGTCATCAATCAGAATGCTATGATCGTTCTTCAAGAAGGAATTCAAAAGGTAATGGCTTTGGCGAAAGATAAGAAACAACAGAAAAAGCTACTTACCCTATGCCAAGAGATGTATTCACTAGGAGATTGGATCTTATATCTTTCTGATGAAGACGAATACACCGAGGATATAATGAAGATTAGACACATCGTTCAACTGATTTGCAATGAATTTTTTGATGAACCCATCACGGGAGTAGAGTGGGCCAAACCCAAACACAATGAAGAGTTTGATGTTTTCATGGAAGCAAGCATAGAAAGCAAACCCGAACTTTATATAGAAGCTTATCCCCAAGGGTTGTTTACTAAACTTATGCTTTTTGACTATTACAACACCAAATATGCACTAGAAATAGGGCAATGGCTAGCAAACTTAGATGAACAGAATTTTGATGACTATTTAGATGCTTACCCCAAAGGACTATTTAGCAAGGTATCTAAATACCTACAAAACAACTCATAAGAATATGCAACCGAAGTAAAATAGTTCTACTTCGGTTGTTTTTTTGCCTTTATCCAAAAGATTTAAGCCAAATAGTTTCAACCTCTTACTATTATAGCTATTTTTAAGATGTGATTTAAACTTCTTGTAAAACCTAAGCTAATATGATATGACTAACACCCAAAAATTGGCTAAAAATGCCTTTCGCAAATTGAGACACCTCATACTGAGTGATGACTACAGCGATAAAAACCTAAAAGAGTATAATGGTATCCTCAGCAATCTGTATGAGGAGAATCCTCCTAAAATATCCGATTTCAATTCTCTGGGAGAGCTAGATATGATAAGCATTTTCGGCTTCCAGCTCTGCAAACAAAAAGTGATGGATATCTATCACGGCAGTAAAGTGAAATCGAGCGAGTTCAATAAATTAATTATAGGAGTTACTACCATAGAGCAATCCATGTCTTCCGTAATGGACTTCGACAAATTTACTATGCTACTCGACCACCGCATCGGGAATTTGAGTGGGGAGAAGTAAGAAGATAAAAGTAAAAAGGATTTGACTCAGTCAAATCCTTTTTACTTTTCTATGAGTAGTACTCATCTTAATTATTCGCTTTTCACATTATGAATTCTAAATTCAAAAACCACATCATCAAGAGCGACTTCATTGGCAGCAGCTAATTTCACCTTTACCCAAAGATTACGATCTATAAACTGATAAGAGATCAACTCGAATATGGGGCGTTCTAGGTAGATCCATTTCTCCATTTCGGGAAGATTGGCATCTTCCACCAAAGCCATTACACTGCCTCCAGGAACTTGTACTTCCACCCAATCCAAGAGATGACCATTGTCCACTCTTCCTATCTGAGCTTTCTGAATCCACTTGCCTATCGAGCTCTTCAAGAGATAAGCCATTCGATCTTCTTTGGGATTTCGCTGTATCAGGTTCTTGATATGTTCTTGCAAATCGGCAGAAGAAGCGATTAACAAATCCTTTTTCAACTCGCCCAAGGGTTTGAATCCTGTAATGGTTTTCTCGACTTCAACCAACTCTTTTTGAGTTTCACGGAGGGATATGCGCACTGTAAAACTTAAACTATTATCCTGACTGTTGAGCGATTTGCTATCACCCACTAACTCAACAACGTATTTGTCGAAATCAAAAGTAAGTAGGTGGGAATAGAATACATCTAGATTTTGATAGACCCTATGCATATAATAAGTAGCTACAAAGGCTTTGTTAATCCCTAATTTGGAGGCATAATACCTCTTTTTATCCATCGGCAAACGAGTAGCAGACAGACTCTTCACTCCTTTGTAACGAGTAGTAAACTGAAGGTATCCAGCTTCATAACTCAGGTCGGAAACCTCAATATCGTTCAACTCCTCTTCCGAAAAAGGGTAAATTGTTCCTGATGAATCAAAAGAGTAAAAAGAGATAAAATCTTTGAGATAAGTCAGAGTATATCGAGATAAGTCCTCTTTTTTACCCGTAAGAAGTCCTTCTAAATCGAATTCTTTTAAGTACACATCTTCATCTACTTTCCATTGAGCATAACTACGACTACCTAAATAATAGGTGTCGGGTTTCTTTGCAAAGCCAACAAAAGCGAAATCTTCATCAAAAGAGGTACCATTTACCAAACCCTGAACAGCTAGTTCAAAGGTTCCTTCTTGCTCATCCTGACGAATCACTTGGACTTTATTTACTTGAATTTTCTTTTTATGAATCAGCTTTAGCTCTTTGGTTTTTTGAGCTTGATCTAAAGCCACAGCAATGCTTTTCGAAGTATCAAACAGAAAATAA is part of the Bacteroides coprosuis DSM 18011 genome and harbors:
- a CDS encoding hypothetical protein (KEGG: vpo:Kpol_483p11 hypothetical protein~SPTR: Type I site-specific deoxyribonuclease HsdR family;~IMG reference gene:2504107595) — encoded protein: MKQYKFEQTFLEKIEQVNQELMKTPPSLIYKKQMHELASDLIETARTIQEEAGDLLHPYLLTNFLSDLAEGISDDNEISSDSMDIQTESHDCIGGDIEDAAMEHVFQIHQAMTADTGVPDTPHDCLEFYGQLEPHVTYIKVSKLASPDISEEDLEGMDFEDDFNLDFEEDFDVPGLNVINQNAMIVLQEGIQKVMALAKDKKQQKKLLTLCQEMYSLGDWILYLSDEDEYTEDIMKIRHIVQLICNEFFDEPITGVEWAKPKHNEEFDVFMEASIESKPELYIEAYPQGLFTKLMLFDYYNTKYALEIGQWLANLDEQNFDDYLDAYPKGLFSKVSKYLQNNS
- a CDS encoding hypothetical protein (KEGG: ddi:DDB_G0281091 hypothetical protein~SPTR: Putative uncharacterized protein;~IMG reference gene:2504107596), giving the protein MTNTQKLAKNAFRKLRHLILSDDYSDKNLKEYNGILSNLYEENPPKISDFNSLGELDMISIFGFQLCKQKVMDIYHGSKVKSSEFNKLIIGVTTIEQSMSSVMDFDKFTMLLDHRIGNLSGEK
- a CDS encoding hypothetical protein (KEGG: pmz:HMPREF0659_A7177 hypothetical protein~SPTR: Predicted protein;~IMG reference gene:2504107597), encoding MKRRLSILMLICVFISCSKDHDPIHTPIPQSPSQEEENPHAPNQETVEVTSEDMSAYFLFDTSKSIAVALDQAQKTKELKLIHKKKIQVNKVQVIRQDEQEGTFELAVQGLVNGTSFDEDFAFVGFAKKPDTYYLGSRSYAQWKVDEDVYLKEFDLEGLLTGKKEDLSRYTLTYLKDFISFYSFDSSGTIYPFSEEELNDIEVSDLSYEAGYLQFTTRYKGVKSLSATRLPMDKKRYYASKLGINKAFVATYYMHRVYQNLDVFYSHLLTFDFDKYVVELVGDSKSLNSQDNSLSFTVRISLRETQKELVEVEKTITGFKPLGELKKDLLIASSADLQEHIKNLIQRNPKEDRMAYLLKSSIGKWIQKAQIGRVDNGHLLDWVEVQVPGGSVMALVEDANLPEMEKWIYLERPIFELISYQFIDRNLWVKVKLAAANEVALDDVVFEFRIHNVKSE